The following coding sequences lie in one Spinacia oleracea cultivar Varoflay chromosome 1, BTI_SOV_V1, whole genome shotgun sequence genomic window:
- the LOC110780289 gene encoding uncharacterized protein encodes MAVRQGETETLRDYIKRFNEEVLKIHNLKDETKFASLLAGLQPDDFKFELIKSGVSNPEEAMEKAQMHIQATDICKINWGGESGTRQKQKPRPNGSHDQTQPSLKKSVMVDDHGEDPRYNRNRREIYLDLKGKDILPKPPAIRMPEAKRDKSLWCEFHHECGHTTKNGRELKKALDHLADKGKLNNYLRKNPPPKAKAKEKESLSDDTGDYIGVIAGGLATGGSVSKAKDSLWELEHQVLKVASASQTAPVMTFGGNTSHPIQESHDDPLVIEMKVANSTVGRVLVDNGSSADIITLKCLEGLKYSKDDLKTISQPLIGFGGQAVHPQGTIKLPVRLGPKNKGRRLLVDFLVVDISLPYNIILGRPLLSKIKAAISVYQLLMQLELEDGSVGKIFGDQQVGRRCYVNSLKRGTSTPQPLAKKAKPEKTRNS; translated from the coding sequence ATGGCAGTCAGACAGGGAGAGACGGAGACCCTTCGCGATTATATTAAGAGATTCAATGAAGAAGTCCTAAAGATACACAATCTCAAGGACGAAACCAAGTTCGCATCCCTCTTGGCAGGTCTTCAGCCAGATGACTTCAAGTTTGAATTGATCAAGTCCGGGGTGTCCAACCCCGAGGAAGCAATGGAGAAGGCTCAAATGCACATTCAAGCCACAGATATTTGTAAGATCAATTGGGGTGGTGAGAGTGGAACAAGgcaaaaacaaaagccaagaccAAACGGCAGCCACGACCAAACTCAGCCCTCCCTCAAAAAGTCAGTTATGGTTGATGACCATGGTGAGGATCCGAGGTACAACCGCAATAGGCGGGAGATTTACCTTGATCTCAAAGGAAAAGACATCCTCCCTAAGCCACCTGCAATCCGTATGCCCGAAGCAAAGCGAGACAAGTCACTTTGGTGTGAGTTTCACCACGAGTGCGGGCACACCACAAAGAACGGTAGGGAGCTGAAAAAGGCACTGGATCACTTGGCTGACAAGGGCAAGCTGAATAATTACTTAAGGAAGAATCCTCCCCCAAAAGCAAAAGCCAAAGAAAAGGAGTCCCTTAGTGATGATACGGGAGACTACATTGGAGTGATAGCCGGAGGCTTGGCAACAGGCGGGTCTGTGAGCAAGGCGAAGGATAGCTTGTGGGAACTGGAACATCAAGTCCTAAAAGTGGCATCGGCTTCTCAAACAGCCCCGGTGATGACATTTGGTGGGAACACTAGCCAtccaattcaagagtcccatgaCGATCCGCTGGTCATCGAGATGAAAGTCGCTAACTCAACGGTAGGGAGAGTGTTAGTGGATAATGGATCATCCGCCGACATCATTACTCTAAAGTGTCTAGAAGGGCTCAAGTATTCCAAAGATGATCTGAAAACCATCTCCCAGCCACTCATTGGATTTGGAGGTCAAGCCGTCCATCCTCAAGGCACCATCAAGCTACCTGTCAGGTTGGGTCCTAAAAACAAGGGAAGACGGTTGTTGGTAGACTTTCTTGTCGTGGACATCTCCCTACCATACAACATCATCTTAGGCCGACCTCTACTAAGCAAAATAAAAGCCGCAATCTCTGTGTACCAACTTCTCATGCAGCTTGAGTTGGAAGATGGCTCCGTGGGAAAAATATTTGGGGATCAACAAGTGGGCAGGCGATGCTATGTTAACAGCCTCAAGAGAGGGACAAGTACCCCCCAGCCACtggccaagaaagccaagccagAAAAGACTCGAAACTCCTGA